TATGTACGAATTCCTATTAAGGAAGAAATTTGGCTGGAAAGAGTAAAGGTATACTACACCTCCAGTCAATTGATTATTCAACATATACCAGATGAAGAAAGCAAACATACAATTAATCTTCCTTCCCTTGTCAGAAGAAAGGGATCAACAGCCAATTATAAAGATGGTGTATTAGAAATCATGATTCAAAAAAACACACAGGTGCAATATTCTGAGATCGAAGTGTCGGATCTACATTAATCTTCCGAGAAAGGGTGTGCCGAAAATTATGTCGTTTGAAAACCTGGAAAAAATTTATCAGTTTCATGAAAATCCAACTAATGATATGCTCTGGAATAACTTATTTCAAGACTCGCCAAGCCAGCAGCATTTTTTTAATGGTAGGAATGCCATTAAAAGCAATAATCAGTTTCCCCCTTGTGATTTTTATACAAAGAATGGAGTTTGTTATATTGAAGTAGAGCTTCCGGGCATGACCCCGGAAAATGTTGCCGTTAAGTGTGAAGATCATACGCTTCATATTGCTGGGCATTTTAAGACACTTTGTGAAGAGTATGCCTATTATTTAAAAGAAAGGCAAAACCGGAGTTTCCATAAAGTGATTACATTGCCATATGCCATTAGGAAGGAAGAGCTTTCTTTCCAATTTAAAAACGGAATACTAATCATCCAAATACCGCCTGCATCGAAATAAAAAATCAACTCGGTTGCTTTGAGTTGATTTTTCTTGTTTGTTACCCATTATTTAAAGCTTTTATCGAAGCAGTAGAAAGGTCGTTCTTTTCCAGGAAAATGTAATTCTCCTACTTTGTTAAAGCCATTTTTCAGAAACAGATTTTGTGCTTTTTCATTGATGGCATATGTGTCTGTTTTTAAATAGAATGTGTCATTTTCAATAGCAAAAATTTCAGCGAAAGCAAGGAGCTTGCTTGCTATTCCCCCGCCGCGTATTTCAGGATCAACCATTAGCCTGTGAATAACATAAAAGTTTTTTTCCGTTAATGTCCATTCAATTAAATCATAGT
This DNA window, taken from Niallia sp. Man26, encodes the following:
- a CDS encoding Hsp20/alpha crystallin family protein; protein product: MFPWNLFPFNKDTKNKMQQMRPAEIQKYVHDMMDKLMPESLQKMNTDEMFQNMSQMTNRQTGAEPNKFDYLVFETHHHVYVRIPIKEEIWLERVKVYYTSSQLIIQHIPDEESKHTINLPSLVRRKGSTANYKDGVLEIMIQKNTQVQYSEIEVSDLH
- a CDS encoding Hsp20/alpha crystallin family protein, which encodes MSFENLEKIYQFHENPTNDMLWNNLFQDSPSQQHFFNGRNAIKSNNQFPPCDFYTKNGVCYIEVELPGMTPENVAVKCEDHTLHIAGHFKTLCEEYAYYLKERQNRSFHKVITLPYAIRKEELSFQFKNGILIIQIPPASK
- a CDS encoding GNAT family N-acetyltransferase; its protein translation is MEIRLATINDLDAIMNIAAKTIKIMNEEGNDQWSDKYPAEKDFKTDIENSSAFVAIMDEEVVGSIAIDRIGGKNYDLIEWTLTEKNFYVIHRLMVDPEIRGGGIASKLLAFAEIFAIENDTFYLKTDTYAINEKAQNLFLKNGFNKVGELHFPGKERPFYCFDKSFK